From bacterium, a single genomic window includes:
- a CDS encoding rubredoxin → MSKKYICDVCDWVYDPAEGDPTQGIAPGTAFEDLPDDWVCPACGVGKEEFSPLED, encoded by the coding sequence ATGTCCAAGAAATACATCTGCGATGTCTGCGACTGGGTCTACGATCCGGCTGAAGGCGATCCTACTCAGGGTATCGCGCCGGGGACGGCGTTCGAGGACCTGCCGGATGACTGGGTTTGCCCGGCCTGCGGCGTGGGCAAGGAGGAGTTCAGCCCGCTCGAGGACTGA